In a genomic window of Paracoccaceae bacterium:
- a CDS encoding carbohydrate ABC transporter permease: MPVLWFLSIGFRPRTEIITTQPIYWPTFSLDAWHMIWEDWPMAKYLRNSVLAIIGSVLIDLVLAIPAAYSLSRYTYRGRDDIGFYILSTRMMAPAIVAIPIFFLFRNMGLLDTVWALMLIYAAINLSFVTWIIRSYMMDIPKELEDAAKTDGAGDLRILWEIIIPAILPGIITASVIAMIFAINEFLFTLLIASTPNAYTMSVALANFTGGSDGLIYNAIALVAFLAFVPVFIVVVLIQKHLSRGLTMGAVKG; this comes from the coding sequence ATGCCAGTGCTGTGGTTCCTGTCCATCGGCTTCCGCCCACGGACCGAGATCATCACCACTCAGCCGATCTATTGGCCCACATTTAGCCTCGATGCCTGGCATATGATCTGGGAAGACTGGCCCATGGCCAAATACCTGCGCAATTCGGTGCTGGCCATCATCGGGTCCGTATTGATTGATCTGGTGCTGGCGATCCCGGCGGCCTATTCGCTCTCGCGCTATACCTACCGGGGGCGCGATGACATCGGGTTTTACATTCTATCTACCCGGATGATGGCGCCCGCGATTGTTGCGATCCCGATTTTCTTCCTGTTTCGTAACATGGGATTGCTGGACACGGTCTGGGCCTTAATGCTGATCTACGCGGCGATTAATCTGTCATTTGTGACGTGGATCATCCGGTCTTACATGATGGACATCCCCAAAGAACTGGAAGATGCCGCCAAAACGGATGGCGCGGGTGATCTGCGCATCCTGTGGGAAATCATCATCCCCGCCATACTGCCCGGCATCATCACGGCAAGCGTCATCGCGATGATCTTTGCCATCAACGAATTTTTGTTCACGCTGCTGATCGCTTCGACACCCAATGCTTATACAATGTCGGTGGCGCTGGCGAATTTTACCGGCGGCTCGGACGGGCTTATTTACAACGCAATTGCACTGGTCGCCTTTCTGGCCTTCGTGCCGGTGTTTATCGTGGTCGTGTTGATCCAGAAACATCTGTCACGTGGTCTGACGATGGGCGCGGTGAAGGGATAA
- a CDS encoding sugar ABC transporter permease: MGTSNLSGTGADQTAPARPTQKTFKRRSKRLKAWFPYLLVAPAVIYLLLITLYPGIYAIVQSFYAVKFGPWQPVGFANYARLFNDYQFWGALWNTFVIGSISLTLQCLIALAIAFYAYRDPWVKGWRIIFLIPMLFMPSAVAFIYKLFFLDARVFADISIRLGLIDGNIAFQSSIWMSRSILILADVWQWTPFLFIIFVAALQGQDEEVEEAARLDGASWYQIFWNISLPMMKPVIAVALILRGIDITTMFTNVFVITKGGPAFGTETISYFIYRTGFKFFDFGYASSASVIMLILTIIIAQFVVKRAFVSAKV; this comes from the coding sequence ATGGGCACTTCAAACCTGTCGGGCACCGGGGCGGATCAAACCGCCCCGGCAAGGCCGACACAGAAGACATTCAAAAGACGCAGCAAGCGTCTAAAGGCATGGTTCCCGTATCTTTTGGTGGCCCCGGCAGTCATTTATCTGCTGCTGATTACGCTCTATCCTGGCATCTATGCCATTGTTCAGAGTTTTTATGCGGTCAAGTTCGGACCATGGCAGCCGGTTGGTTTTGCCAATTACGCGCGTCTGTTCAACGACTATCAATTCTGGGGTGCGCTCTGGAATACCTTTGTGATCGGGTCGATTTCCCTGACGCTGCAATGTCTGATCGCTCTGGCAATCGCGTTTTATGCCTACCGCGATCCATGGGTCAAAGGCTGGCGGATCATCTTTCTGATCCCGATGCTGTTCATGCCCTCCGCCGTGGCGTTCATCTACAAACTGTTCTTTCTGGATGCTCGCGTTTTTGCTGATATCTCGATCCGGCTGGGGTTGATCGACGGCAACATCGCTTTTCAATCTTCCATCTGGATGAGCCGGTCCATTCTGATCCTCGCGGATGTCTGGCAATGGACCCCGTTTCTATTCATAATTTTTGTGGCTGCCCTTCAGGGTCAGGACGAAGAGGTCGAAGAGGCTGCGCGTCTGGATGGCGCCTCATGGTATCAGATCTTCTGGAACATCTCCTTGCCGATGATGAAACCGGTGATTGCCGTCGCCCTGATCCTGCGCGGCATCGACATCACCACGATGTTCACTAACGTGTTTGTCATCACCAAAGGGGGGCCGGCCTTTGGCACAGAAACAATCAGCTATTTCATCTACCGTACAGGCTTTAAGTTCTTTGACTTCGGCTATGCGTCTTCTGCTTCAGTGATCATGCTGATCCTGACCATCATCATCGCGCAGTTTGTGGTCAAACGCGCCTTTGTGTCGGCGAAGGTATAA
- a CDS encoding extracellular solute-binding protein — MTNSNHLSRRSFLKSSSAAGFAAGGLSFGSAALADGHLPDPQSVLDDISINKYVRQDYRDLYGMSDDKPIWDSNKDWIRTVDWEAVRSELAGTTVRFAIGAADAESAAEGLVPFEKLSGITVELVPIPDDSFYDKALAEFISGNASFDALQFFSPWLGDFAAPGFLASLDDYADKWGLPLDDFYDTYRLNYGFFNGKMYGIPFDCDIQMVHVRKGYMETLLGGSVDKVTSIPTYDELIRVSGELNKIEPGVSGVGMMAAPGFWSTYTWEHIAAQAGMMLFDENWEPIFNGDAGMKGLEIIMALTKNANEGHAGAGWPENRAAWLGGQVATNISWQDSGTQAMRPDQSQIVDDFVTIYEPRIDGGRFAPPNIAGSTSCVAASAQNPEGAFLMLAFLTTGSIMAMNEANANGVAPGYKSVLTNTNLQEVSQPAKVWADSLEHAWCSPRLPGAFPIEQAIGNEINRAVVGQITPKEALDNAAAAVKQIMSSNGFYQGNDPVDYAAAAPGLYVGEGKDLPF; from the coding sequence ATGACGAATAGCAATCACCTATCACGGCGCTCTTTCCTGAAAAGCTCATCCGCTGCGGGCTTTGCCGCAGGTGGTCTGAGCTTTGGCAGCGCAGCGCTTGCTGATGGGCATCTGCCCGATCCACAAAGCGTTCTGGATGATATTTCGATCAATAAATACGTGCGGCAGGACTACCGCGACCTTTATGGCATGTCCGACGACAAGCCGATCTGGGACAGCAATAAAGACTGGATCCGCACCGTAGATTGGGAAGCCGTGCGCTCCGAACTGGCGGGCACGACTGTGCGTTTCGCCATTGGCGCGGCGGATGCGGAATCGGCTGCCGAGGGTCTGGTGCCGTTTGAAAAACTCTCGGGCATCACGGTTGAATTGGTCCCGATCCCGGATGACAGCTTTTATGACAAGGCGCTTGCCGAGTTCATTTCCGGCAATGCCTCCTTTGACGCGTTGCAGTTCTTCTCCCCGTGGTTAGGCGACTTCGCGGCACCGGGTTTCCTCGCCAGCCTTGATGATTATGCTGACAAATGGGGTCTGCCGCTGGATGACTTCTATGACACCTATCGTCTGAATTACGGCTTCTTTAATGGTAAGATGTATGGCATTCCGTTCGATTGCGACATTCAGATGGTGCATGTACGCAAAGGTTACATGGAAACCCTGTTGGGGGGCTCTGTTGATAAAGTCACTTCGATCCCGACCTATGATGAATTGATCCGTGTATCTGGCGAGTTGAACAAGATCGAACCTGGCGTATCCGGTGTTGGCATGATGGCAGCACCCGGCTTCTGGTCGACCTATACGTGGGAGCATATTGCCGCTCAGGCCGGCATGATGCTGTTTGATGAAAACTGGGAGCCGATCTTTAACGGTGACGCAGGCATGAAGGGGCTGGAGATCATCATGGCGCTGACCAAAAACGCCAATGAAGGTCACGCGGGTGCCGGTTGGCCGGAAAATCGCGCGGCTTGGTTGGGCGGGCAGGTCGCCACCAACATCAGCTGGCAGGATTCAGGGACGCAGGCGATGCGGCCGGATCAAAGCCAGATCGTCGATGATTTCGTCACCATTTACGAACCACGCATCGATGGGGGTCGTTTTGCACCGCCAAATATCGCGGGCTCGACATCCTGTGTCGCGGCCAGTGCGCAGAACCCAGAAGGTGCATTCCTGATGCTGGCCTTCCTGACCACCGGGTCGATCATGGCGATGAACGAGGCCAATGCAAATGGTGTGGCTCCGGGTTACAAATCCGTCCTGACCAACACCAACCTGCAAGAAGTCTCACAGCCTGCGAAAGTCTGGGCCGACAGCCTTGAACACGCGTGGTGTTCGCCGCGCCTGCCTGGCGCTTTCCCGATTGAGCAGGCCATCGGCAATGAGATCAACCGCGCTGTTGTGGGGCAGATCACGCCGAAGGAGGCGCTCGATAATGCGGCCGCTGCAGTCAAGCAGATCATGTCCAGCAACGGGTTCTACCAAGGCAATGATCCGGTGGATTATGCCGCGGCAGCGCCGGGTCTTTATGTGGGTGAAGGCAAGGATTTGCCGTTCTAA